In one Staphylococcus lutrae genomic region, the following are encoded:
- a CDS encoding ATP-binding cassette domain-containing protein, which yields MSVLTLKDIRCEIGGKLLFEADDLTIEEGDVIGLIGKNGAGKTCLLKMLSGQLSDYTGHISGNLLTYFSELCITEDTTQSGGELSISNFLNALRQSVPLYLLDEPTTFLDQQHIKKVVRTIKRSPSSFCIASHDRAFLDAVATKIWLIEQGKITEYHGSFSDYMRERMIQLSQYEHDLKQYQKEKKKIKQSLQMMKEKQNQKKGKPKKMSGSEYRIAGVKTKIGVKQKKHQKRITQQQNRLEQLKQPDRVEDQYDISFLSQLHRLPKRKIIIPSHEAKMGHKSLWHTPTIHLTSGDKLGIIGRNGVGKTTYLNDLVSVLPSTYKICYFRQNYFQYLDPKMTVFETIVEATNGHLSEHHIRTLLALLDFKRDKAFRLVGDLSQGERVKVSLLSLLVAESDILILDEMTNFLDIKAIEAVEKVLAAYSGILIFVSHDQYFVQHLATTILDMDTFKKCRLL from the coding sequence ATGTCTGTATTAACACTTAAAGACATCAGGTGTGAGATAGGTGGAAAATTATTATTTGAAGCGGATGATTTAACGATTGAGGAAGGCGATGTCATTGGCCTCATCGGAAAGAACGGGGCTGGAAAGACGTGTTTGTTAAAAATGTTATCAGGACAGTTAAGCGATTATACTGGCCATATTTCGGGCAATCTTCTGACTTATTTTAGTGAACTCTGTATAACGGAGGATACGACGCAAAGTGGTGGAGAATTAAGTATTTCAAATTTTCTCAACGCATTAAGACAGTCCGTGCCTCTCTATTTGTTGGATGAACCTACAACGTTTTTAGATCAACAGCATATTAAAAAAGTAGTGAGAACGATTAAGCGCTCCCCATCTTCTTTTTGTATAGCGAGCCATGATCGGGCTTTTTTAGATGCAGTTGCAACTAAAATTTGGTTGATAGAGCAAGGAAAAATAACAGAATATCATGGTTCTTTTTCAGATTATATGCGAGAACGTATGATTCAATTATCTCAATATGAACATGACTTGAAACAATATCAGAAGGAAAAGAAGAAAATAAAACAATCACTTCAAATGATGAAAGAAAAGCAAAATCAGAAAAAGGGAAAACCTAAGAAGATGAGTGGCTCAGAATATCGTATTGCTGGTGTCAAAACGAAGATCGGTGTGAAACAAAAGAAACACCAGAAAAGGATTACGCAACAACAAAATAGGTTAGAACAGTTAAAACAACCTGATCGTGTCGAAGATCAATATGATATTTCCTTTTTATCACAACTTCATCGTTTACCAAAAAGAAAAATCATCATTCCTAGTCACGAAGCGAAAATGGGTCATAAAAGCTTGTGGCATACCCCAACTATTCATTTAACTAGTGGTGATAAATTAGGAATTATCGGAAGAAATGGTGTAGGCAAAACCACTTATTTGAATGACTTGGTTTCAGTTTTACCGTCTACATATAAAATTTGTTATTTTCGACAAAATTATTTTCAGTACTTAGACCCAAAGATGACGGTATTTGAAACGATTGTCGAAGCGACGAATGGGCATTTAAGCGAACATCACATTAGAACTTTGTTGGCGTTGTTAGATTTTAAAAGAGACAAGGCATTTCGGTTAGTAGGAGATTTAAGCCAAGGGGAACGTGTGAAAGTTTCATTATTGTCGCTCTTAGTTGCTGAGTCTGATATTTTGATTTTAGATGAAATGACCAACTTTTTAGATATAAAAGCTATCGAAGCAGTAGAAAAGGTGCTTGCTGCATATTCAGGCATACTGATATTTGTGAGTCATGATCAGTATTTTGTGCAACATTTAGCGACTACAATTCTAGATATGGATACCTTTAAGAAATGTAGATTGTTATAG
- a CDS encoding type 1 glutamine amidotransferase: MKELTVYHFMPDKLNLYSDIGNIIAMKYRAKQRGIQLHVVDVNDTENVDLSKADIFFIGGGSDREQSLATESLRKIKTELKAAIEDGLPGLTVCGGYQFLGEKYVTPDGQELEGLHILDFYTESRTDRLTGDIVIESDTFGTIVGFENHGGRTYHPYDTLGKVTYGYGNNDTDRQEGLHYKNLLGTYLHGPILPKNHEVTDYLLAAAAERKGIPFEPLNIENTEEEQAKRVLIERARKNSKA; encoded by the coding sequence ATGAAAGAATTAACGGTGTATCACTTTATGCCAGATAAATTAAATTTGTATAGTGATATTGGGAACATTATCGCTATGAAATATCGTGCAAAACAACGTGGAATACAGTTACATGTTGTAGATGTTAATGATACAGAAAACGTTGATCTTTCCAAAGCGGATATTTTCTTTATTGGTGGGGGAAGTGACCGTGAACAAAGTTTAGCAACGGAATCGTTGCGGAAGATTAAAACAGAACTTAAAGCAGCGATTGAAGATGGATTGCCAGGATTAACAGTCTGTGGGGGGTATCAGTTTTTAGGTGAAAAGTATGTGACGCCGGATGGACAAGAATTGGAAGGGTTACATATTTTAGATTTTTACACAGAGTCCCGAACTGATCGTTTAACAGGGGATATTGTGATTGAAAGTGACACTTTTGGAACGATTGTCGGTTTCGAAAACCATGGAGGTCGTACATATCATCCTTATGATACATTAGGAAAAGTAACGTACGGATATGGAAATAATGATACAGATCGGCAAGAAGGCTTACATTATAAAAATCTATTAGGAACGTATTTACATGGACCTATCTTACCTAAAAATCATGAAGTGACAGATTATTTGCTTGCAGCAGCTGCAGAGCGCAAAGGCATTCCGTTCGAACCTTTGAATATTGAAAATACTGAAGAAGAACAAGCGAAACGTGTTTTAATTGAACGCGCACGCAAAAATAGTAAAGCATGA
- a CDS encoding metalloprotease family protein, translated as MYKIDLFQNKQIMKRFLLLQFIVVLAFIVLSYKWSMAIISLQEQHFLMNIVIGILGFLVVVLCHEVIKMILLKLISAQSRTYQIRNGVLLTFLPHYYFNRMTFSTTMLMPIALVGMLIFIVFINVPYTSIIFMFAIYMGYSLLSFYLVFLALRDKKAQYFEMTEAGLVVYRKKPTEHSA; from the coding sequence GTGTATAAAATCGATCTTTTTCAAAACAAACAAATCATGAAACGATTTTTATTGCTTCAATTTATTGTTGTTCTTGCTTTTATCGTATTAAGCTATAAATGGTCAATGGCGATCATTTCGTTACAAGAACAGCACTTTTTAATGAATATTGTCATAGGCATTTTAGGATTTTTAGTTGTCGTGTTGTGTCATGAAGTGATTAAGATGATATTATTGAAACTCATCTCCGCTCAATCACGGACATATCAAATTAGAAATGGGGTTTTATTAACCTTTTTACCGCACTATTATTTTAATCGAATGACATTTTCAACGACGATGTTAATGCCTATCGCATTGGTAGGGATGCTGATATTCATTGTATTCATCAATGTCCCTTACACATCGATTATTTTTATGTTTGCGATTTATATGGGATATAGCTTATTGTCATTTTACTTAGTGTTTTTAGCGTTAAGAGATAAAAAAGCGCAGTATTTTGAAATGACTGAAGCAGGTTTAGTCGTTTATCGTAAAAAGCCGACGGAACATTCGGCTTAA
- a CDS encoding diacylglycerol kinase yields MRKRARIIYNPTSGKEVFKRALPDVLIKMEQAGYETSAYATQKVGDATEEAARAIEAQYDLLIVAGGDGTLNEVVNGIAEKPNRPKLGLIPMGTVNDFGRALHLPTDIFDAVDVILDGKTVQVDIGKMNSRYFINLAGGGKITEVSYEAPSKLKSIVGPFAYYIKGFEMLPQMHAVDVRIEFDSQVFEGEIMLFLLGLTNSMAGFEKLVPDAKLDDGMFTLLIVEKANIAELGHIMTLASRGEHIKHPKVHYHKAQSVNISSFSDMPLNVDGEYGGQLPANFLNLVRHIEVFSPAQEDNALLIDAPTQSE; encoded by the coding sequence ATGAGAAAACGTGCGAGAATAATCTATAATCCTACATCAGGTAAAGAAGTGTTTAAACGTGCATTACCTGATGTACTAATCAAAATGGAACAAGCTGGTTATGAGACGAGTGCCTATGCGACCCAAAAAGTTGGCGATGCGACAGAAGAGGCGGCGCGTGCGATCGAGGCCCAATACGATTTGTTAATTGTCGCTGGTGGGGATGGTACATTGAACGAAGTCGTGAATGGTATTGCTGAAAAACCGAATCGACCTAAGTTAGGCTTAATTCCTATGGGGACGGTGAATGATTTCGGTCGGGCACTCCATCTTCCAACTGATATTTTTGATGCCGTGGATGTCATTTTAGATGGCAAAACCGTCCAAGTTGATATCGGTAAAATGAATAGCCGTTATTTTATTAATTTGGCTGGCGGTGGTAAAATTACGGAAGTTTCGTATGAAGCACCGAGCAAATTAAAATCGATTGTCGGACCTTTTGCCTACTATATTAAAGGTTTTGAAATGTTGCCACAAATGCATGCGGTCGATGTGAGAATTGAATTTGATTCGCAAGTCTTTGAAGGTGAAATCATGTTGTTCTTACTCGGTTTAACCAATTCAATGGCTGGTTTTGAGAAGTTAGTACCAGATGCGAAATTGGATGACGGGATGTTTACACTGCTAATTGTTGAAAAGGCAAATATTGCAGAATTGGGGCACATTATGACACTTGCCTCACGCGGTGAACATATTAAACATCCGAAAGTACATTATCATAAAGCGCAATCGGTGAATATTTCATCCTTTAGTGATATGCCGTTAAATGTAGATGGCGAATATGGGGGTCAATTGCCAGCGAACTTTTTAAATTTAGTGCGTCATATTGAAGTTTTTTCTCCGGCGCAAGAAGACAATGCGTTATTGATTGATGCGCCTACGCAATCTGAGTAA
- a CDS encoding 3'-5' exonuclease: MANHFVALDFETANAKRTSICSIGMVKVVDHEIVATFNTHVNPNDYFSPRHIEIHGIRPTDVQDAPYFTTVYPYMMSFIGSLPVVAHNAAFDMSVLHASIQAAQLATPRMTYFCSYQLAKRTIATERHGLKHMMDHFKLDFHGHHDALNDAQACAMITYRLLKHYPSLDHVLQIYGKQLTDKDEL; the protein is encoded by the coding sequence ATGGCGAACCATTTTGTTGCCTTGGATTTCGAAACGGCCAATGCAAAACGGACAAGCATTTGTTCGATTGGGATGGTCAAAGTTGTTGATCATGAAATCGTGGCCACATTTAATACACATGTCAATCCGAACGATTACTTTTCTCCACGTCATATTGAAATCCATGGCATCCGTCCTACAGATGTGCAAGATGCCCCTTATTTTACAACCGTTTATCCCTATATGATGTCATTTATTGGGTCACTTCCCGTTGTGGCACATAACGCTGCCTTTGATATGTCCGTCCTACATGCCAGTATTCAGGCTGCGCAACTTGCCACACCTCGTATGACTTACTTTTGTTCGTATCAATTGGCAAAGCGTACGATTGCGACAGAGCGTCATGGACTTAAACACATGATGGATCATTTCAAACTTGATTTTCATGGGCATCATGATGCGTTAAATGATGCTCAAGCCTGTGCAATGATTACGTATCGCCTGCTCAAACATTACCCGAGTCTGGACCATGTGCTTCAAATTTATGGAAAACAATTGACCGATAAAGACGAACTATAA
- a CDS encoding ferritin, with the protein MLNEKLLQALNRQMNHEFFAAHAYMAMAAYCDSNSYEGFANFYLQQAKEERFHGQKIYDYINDRGEKALFSQLDAPKVDFNSIVETFEDGLKQEQDVTRRFYDLSEIAREHKDYATISFLNWFLDEQVEEESMFEKHIDYLKRIGDDANALYLYEKELGVRQFQVEA; encoded by the coding sequence ATGTTAAATGAAAAGTTATTACAGGCATTAAATCGCCAGATGAATCATGAATTCTTTGCCGCACATGCCTATATGGCGATGGCCGCTTATTGTGATTCAAATTCGTACGAGGGCTTTGCGAATTTCTATCTTCAACAAGCTAAAGAAGAACGTTTTCATGGTCAAAAAATATATGATTATATCAATGATCGTGGAGAAAAAGCATTATTTAGCCAACTTGATGCACCAAAAGTTGATTTCAATAGCATTGTTGAAACGTTTGAAGATGGTTTGAAACAAGAACAAGATGTGACACGCCGCTTCTATGACTTGTCAGAGATTGCACGTGAACATAAAGATTACGCCACAATTTCATTTTTAAATTGGTTTTTAGATGAACAAGTCGAAGAAGAATCGATGTTCGAAAAACATATTGATTATTTAAAACGAATTGGTGACGACGCAAATGCGCTTTACCTTTATGAAAAAGAGTTGGGTGTGCGTCAATTTCAAGTTGAAGCATAA
- the dinB gene encoding DNA polymerase IV, producing MKARRIIHIDMDYFFAQVEVRDNPNLRGKPVIVGGKASGRGVVSTASYEARAMGVHSAMPMARAYQLCPDGYYITPRFEAYKAASQDIMDIFKSYTEWVEPLSLDEAYLDITELVRPDLPASKIAQYIRRDIYLKTQLTASAGVSYNKFLAKLASGMNKPNGLTIIDYQHVHDILMALDIGDFPGVGKASKEKMHKNGIYNGRDLYEKSERELVYLFGKRGHHLYERVRGHDDREVKSERVRKSVGAERTFSLDTNDDEEILQKIEMLSQKIAQRLEQLNKAGRTVTVKIKTGQFENFSKQQSLLTPVRDAEEIYQIAFDLYYELKEAEVPIRLVGVTVGGLQDAFFRNMTIYDFL from the coding sequence GTGAAAGCGCGACGTATCATACACATTGATATGGATTACTTTTTTGCACAAGTTGAAGTGAGAGATAATCCGAACTTACGGGGTAAACCGGTTATCGTTGGAGGGAAAGCAAGTGGTCGAGGCGTCGTTTCTACTGCGTCATATGAAGCGCGTGCGATGGGGGTACATTCTGCAATGCCAATGGCGCGTGCATACCAATTGTGTCCGGATGGTTACTACATCACCCCGCGCTTTGAAGCATATAAGGCAGCTTCTCAAGATATTATGGACATTTTTAAAAGCTATACTGAGTGGGTAGAACCGCTTTCTTTAGATGAAGCTTACTTAGATATTACTGAACTTGTGCGCCCGGATCTTCCAGCCTCAAAAATTGCACAATATATTCGTCGTGACATATATTTAAAAACACAGCTGACAGCAAGCGCAGGTGTCTCGTATAATAAGTTTTTAGCGAAACTCGCGAGTGGTATGAATAAGCCGAATGGTTTAACGATTATAGATTATCAACATGTTCATGACATCTTAATGGCTCTAGATATCGGAGATTTTCCAGGTGTTGGGAAAGCTTCGAAAGAAAAAATGCATAAAAATGGCATTTACAATGGGCGTGATTTATATGAAAAATCGGAACGAGAATTGGTATATCTATTCGGTAAACGTGGGCACCATTTGTATGAACGGGTAAGGGGGCATGATGATAGAGAAGTAAAGTCAGAAAGGGTTCGTAAAAGTGTTGGGGCAGAACGGACCTTTTCACTTGATACAAATGATGATGAAGAAATACTGCAAAAAATTGAAATGCTGAGTCAGAAAATTGCGCAACGGCTTGAACAATTAAACAAGGCGGGTCGAACGGTTACCGTTAAAATTAAAACAGGACAGTTCGAAAACTTTTCAAAACAACAAAGTTTATTGACCCCCGTCAGAGATGCAGAGGAAATATATCAAATAGCTTTTGATTTGTATTATGAGTTGAAAGAGGCAGAAGTTCCTATACGACTCGTTGGTGTGACAGTGGGGGGCTTACAGGATGCTTTTTTTAGAAATATGACAATATATGATTTTTTATAG
- a CDS encoding Mur ligase family protein, whose product MRQWTAINLAKLTRKASRSIGRKGTDLPGQVARKVDQNILRKLASRVDEVVFVSGTNGKTTTSNLIGHTLKANHINIIHNNEGANMAAGITSAFIIQSTADTKIAIIEIDEGSIPRVLNEITPTKMVLTNFFRDQMDRFGEIDIMVNRIISAIQNKGIQLLLNADDPFVTRLKVASDNVTYYGMKANAYAFEQSTMNESRYCPNCGALLNYTHIHYNQLGHFTCQCGFNRQTPQYEISSFSVNPFLTMCVNGTTFDMKIAGDFNAYNALAAYTVLRELGLNDEAIRKGFETYTSDNGRMQYFEKGHKKALINLAKNPAGMNASIAMGEKLTESKIYVFSLNDNAADGRDTSWIYDADFEKLNQQEIEAIIVTGTRAEELQLRLKLAEVSAPVIVEKDIHKATARTMAYDSFTVAIPNYTSLAPMLEQLNRSFKEAE is encoded by the coding sequence ATGAGACAATGGACAGCAATTAATTTGGCAAAATTGACTAGAAAAGCAAGTCGTTCAATCGGACGTAAAGGAACAGACTTACCAGGACAAGTCGCGCGAAAAGTGGATCAAAACATATTACGAAAATTGGCGAGTCGTGTAGACGAAGTGGTCTTTGTTAGTGGAACCAATGGTAAGACAACAACTTCCAATTTAATCGGTCATACATTAAAAGCAAATCATATTAATATTATTCACAATAATGAAGGGGCGAATATGGCGGCAGGTATTACGTCTGCATTTATCATTCAATCGACTGCTGATACAAAAATTGCGATTATTGAAATTGATGAAGGTTCAATTCCCCGTGTTTTAAATGAAATCACACCGACAAAAATGGTGTTGACTAACTTTTTTAGAGATCAAATGGACCGTTTTGGTGAAATTGATATAATGGTGAATCGTATCATTTCAGCCATTCAAAATAAAGGCATTCAGTTACTTTTGAATGCGGATGATCCTTTTGTGACACGTTTAAAAGTGGCCAGCGATAACGTTACATATTATGGAATGAAAGCGAATGCTTATGCATTTGAACAGTCAACAATGAATGAAAGTCGTTATTGTCCAAATTGTGGTGCGTTGTTAAATTACACACATATCCACTACAATCAATTGGGGCATTTTACATGTCAGTGCGGATTCAATCGTCAGACGCCACAGTATGAAATCTCATCATTTTCAGTTAATCCGTTTCTCACAATGTGCGTGAATGGGACAACCTTTGATATGAAAATTGCTGGAGATTTTAATGCTTATAATGCACTCGCAGCGTATACGGTATTAAGAGAACTCGGTTTAAATGATGAGGCGATACGTAAAGGCTTTGAAACGTATACTTCAGATAATGGACGTATGCAATATTTTGAAAAAGGACATAAAAAAGCATTGATCAATTTAGCGAAAAACCCTGCTGGGATGAATGCCTCGATTGCAATGGGTGAAAAGCTCACTGAATCAAAAATATATGTGTTTAGTTTGAATGATAATGCAGCAGATGGTAGAGATACGTCATGGATATACGATGCGGACTTTGAAAAATTAAATCAGCAGGAGATTGAAGCCATTATTGTGACAGGTACACGTGCTGAAGAGTTGCAACTCCGCTTAAAACTTGCTGAAGTGTCTGCACCGGTCATCGTCGAGAAAGATATTCACAAGGCGACAGCACGTACAATGGCATATGATAGCTTTACAGTCGCTATTCCTAACTATACCTCTTTAGCACCTATGCTAGAACAATTGAATCGCTCTTTTAAGGAGGCGGAATAA
- a CDS encoding YcaO-like family protein, whose amino-acid sequence MLENVSEHGVSGFYTYHFTEGNSFRPCATRIIEKEAIKATKDEFMELMLISSKSFPSVFFGGKSLGDFKLPIHLHPFMWQKRTIQDVNWYNRKNVEYVPFYNYKDGSLKYIPKELSVYYEKTKGIGLTFSPQEGYSYARDIALAKVKAAMELIEKDIVTLWWHRETSSRIIMINENIDEDIKIIRNQLLNQGIDITLLDIENDLGVYVVVCILKQDDFPSITYGSAAHFEIKGAVKHAIFEAISCIVGLRYEFIHFKKIRTSFKYPDFISDSPLSNLSEYKEILNLKTAINKYDIYYSCISADKGYLVKAYCYELQPTLSSETVPLTKRFFRVNKKEVRIKEDFPFI is encoded by the coding sequence ATGTTAGAGAATGTTTCTGAACATGGGGTTTCAGGATTTTACACATATCACTTTACAGAGGGAAACTCATTTAGACCATGTGCTACAAGAATTATAGAAAAGGAAGCGATAAAAGCTACTAAAGATGAGTTTATGGAGTTAATGCTTATTTCAAGTAAATCTTTCCCATCTGTATTTTTCGGAGGGAAATCCTTAGGTGATTTTAAACTACCCATTCATCTTCATCCGTTTATGTGGCAAAAACGAACTATCCAAGATGTGAATTGGTATAATCGAAAGAATGTTGAGTATGTCCCTTTTTATAACTACAAAGACGGATCTTTGAAGTATATACCGAAAGAATTAAGTGTCTATTATGAAAAAACAAAAGGGATAGGGCTAACTTTTAGTCCTCAAGAGGGTTATTCTTATGCTCGAGATATTGCACTTGCTAAAGTCAAGGCGGCTATGGAATTAATAGAAAAGGATATTGTTACTTTGTGGTGGCATAGAGAAACATCAAGTAGAATTATTATGATTAATGAGAATATTGATGAGGATATAAAAATTATTAGAAATCAATTATTGAATCAAGGTATAGATATCACGCTATTAGATATTGAAAATGATTTAGGTGTTTATGTGGTTGTGTGTATCCTCAAGCAAGATGACTTTCCATCAATTACTTATGGGAGTGCAGCACATTTTGAAATTAAAGGTGCAGTTAAACATGCAATTTTTGAAGCGATTTCATGTATTGTGGGTTTAAGGTATGAGTTCATTCATTTTAAAAAAATCCGTACTAGTTTTAAGTATCCTGATTTTATTAGTGATAGTCCATTGAGTAATTTATCCGAATATAAAGAGATATTGAATTTGAAAACAGCCATTAATAAATATGATATATATTATTCTTGTATTTCTGCTGATAAAGGATACTTAGTGAAAGCGTACTGTTATGAATTACAACCGACCCTGTCTAGTGAAACGGTTCCTTTAACTAAACGATTCTTCAGAGTAAACAAGAAGGAAGTCAGGATTAAAGAAGATTTTCCGTTCATATAG
- the rlmD gene encoding 23S rRNA (uracil(1939)-C(5))-methyltransferase RlmD: MVLVKKNEVYEGKVVDLTHEGHGVIKQDRYPIFIPQTLIDEEVQYKVIKVKKNFAIGKLMSVKTASPDRVTPPCDYYQQCGGCQLQHLSYRAQLEMKRKQVINLFHHKGKMTEVPIHDTIGMDDPWRYRNKSQIPVGTNHNGQLQMGFYRQRSHDIIDMDHCLIQNDDQNDMMHVIKSLLEKYHIPAYNEHKHQGLVRHVVIRKGYYTNEVMVIFVLNGKKLPHQNDIVTALTTQFPQIVSIKLNFQTNKTNVIMGHTSKTIYGKDIIEDTLDDLTFEIGDLSFYQINVTQTQKLYRQALQYANLTGNEVVLDAYCGIGTISLFMAPHAQHVYGVEVVPEAIEDAKRNAHNNHLNNTTFVAGAAEDIILKWQQEGIQPDVVTVDPPRKGCDATFIETLNALAPKRIVYVSCNPSTQLRDIEMLNAQYELKEITPVDMFPHTTHVETVALLERKY; the protein is encoded by the coding sequence ATGGTTTTAGTAAAGAAAAATGAAGTGTATGAGGGAAAAGTGGTTGATTTGACACATGAAGGTCATGGTGTGATTAAACAGGATCGCTATCCGATATTTATCCCTCAAACGTTAATTGATGAAGAAGTACAATATAAAGTGATTAAAGTTAAAAAGAATTTCGCGATTGGTAAGCTGATGAGTGTGAAAACGGCGAGCCCAGATCGTGTGACACCGCCATGTGACTATTATCAACAGTGTGGGGGATGCCAACTTCAACATTTGTCCTATCGTGCGCAATTAGAGATGAAACGTAAACAAGTGATTAATTTGTTTCATCATAAAGGAAAAATGACAGAAGTGCCGATTCATGACACGATTGGTATGGATGATCCTTGGCGTTATCGAAATAAGTCCCAAATTCCGGTTGGGACGAATCATAATGGTCAATTACAAATGGGCTTTTATCGTCAACGTAGCCACGATATTATCGATATGGACCATTGTCTCATACAAAATGATGATCAAAACGACATGATGCATGTGATTAAAAGTTTACTAGAAAAATATCACATTCCAGCTTATAACGAACACAAACATCAAGGTCTCGTTCGCCATGTCGTGATTCGTAAAGGATATTATACGAATGAAGTAATGGTCATTTTTGTGCTCAACGGTAAAAAGTTACCGCATCAAAATGACATTGTGACCGCTTTAACGACACAGTTTCCGCAAATTGTGAGTATCAAGTTGAATTTCCAAACGAACAAAACGAATGTCATTATGGGGCATACGTCCAAAACCATTTACGGTAAAGACATTATCGAGGATACGTTAGATGATTTGACTTTCGAAATTGGTGATTTGTCGTTTTATCAAATCAATGTGACACAGACGCAAAAATTGTATCGTCAAGCGTTACAATATGCGAATTTAACGGGCAATGAAGTGGTGTTAGATGCGTATTGTGGCATTGGGACGATCAGTTTATTTATGGCACCGCATGCACAACATGTGTATGGTGTTGAAGTTGTGCCAGAAGCAATAGAAGATGCGAAAAGAAATGCTCATAATAATCATTTGAACAACACTACATTTGTCGCTGGTGCTGCTGAAGACATAATTTTAAAATGGCAACAAGAGGGGATTCAGCCAGATGTGGTAACAGTAGATCCACCACGCAAAGGCTGCGATGCGACATTTATTGAGACGTTGAACGCTTTAGCCCCAAAACGTATCGTCTATGTGTCATGTAATCCAAGTACACAATTGCGCGATATCGAAATGCTGAACGCGCAATATGAATTAAAAGAGATTACACCTGTCGATATGTTCCCGCATACGACACATGTCGAAACAGTAGCATTGTTAGAACGAAAATATTGA
- a CDS encoding MFS transporter, with the protein MKTNRIIASDFLTTMMSSALTIYIYWFAYQYFSSQIIISIIGFGQLSGVFLSSLGGGISDSMNKLFFIKALNFFKVGLLLMVLVLEKVVNMEILLPLFMFGSTVIGGLQSPTLESLVPFLASSDEELFRINSVVSSSTQVASIMAIVLSAVYISFLSFTMIVFVTFLITAIATILLVGLMVETPLQSTSVLNNMKQGASYIFKTPYIRNLIPVALVMNFSFWSIFLLLPKIANDSFSFLETSYSGMELSFALGGVLGGIIFAKYFYDVKDKYRLFKRTLFTQSYVLLLLGLVLLIPNSALAYTGMLLCWFLYALINTIFSILYFGKIQLKVPRDMIGSVFGAILTLFSLVNPVAAIMSGFLVSLFTIPLLIILLSSLMLLATWSIRFLADVETVFD; encoded by the coding sequence ATGAAAACTAACAGAATTATCGCATCAGATTTTTTAACAACGATGATGTCTTCAGCCTTAACCATTTATATATATTGGTTTGCTTATCAATATTTCTCTAGTCAAATCATCATTTCAATCATCGGTTTTGGACAATTAAGTGGCGTGTTTCTCTCAAGTCTTGGTGGTGGCATCTCAGACAGTATGAACAAGCTATTTTTCATCAAAGCTCTGAACTTCTTTAAAGTCGGATTACTTTTGATGGTGTTGGTATTAGAAAAGGTTGTGAACATGGAAATTTTGTTGCCACTGTTTATGTTTGGTTCAACAGTGATAGGAGGTTTACAGTCACCTACGTTAGAATCATTGGTTCCATTTTTAGCCAGCAGTGATGAGGAGCTTTTTCGTATTAACTCTGTGGTTTCGAGTTCAACACAGGTTGCATCCATTATGGCGATTGTTTTATCTGCAGTTTATATTTCATTTCTCTCTTTTACAATGATTGTTTTTGTGACATTTCTTATCACTGCCATCGCAACAATTTTACTTGTAGGACTGATGGTGGAAACGCCATTGCAGTCTACTTCAGTCCTTAATAATATGAAGCAGGGGGCGAGTTATATCTTTAAAACGCCTTACATTCGTAACCTTATTCCAGTTGCATTGGTTATGAATTTCTCGTTTTGGAGTATCTTTTTGCTCTTACCTAAAATTGCCAATGACAGTTTTTCATTTTTAGAAACCTCTTATAGTGGCATGGAGCTCTCCTTTGCCTTAGGAGGTGTCTTAGGTGGCATCATATTTGCGAAATACTTCTATGATGTTAAAGATAAATATCGTTTATTTAAGAGAACATTGTTTACACAGAGTTACGTCTTGTTGTTATTAGGACTTGTTTTACTTATTCCTAACAGTGCGCTTGCCTATACAGGAATGCTGTTGTGCTGGTTTTTGTATGCTTTGATCAACACGATTTTCTCTATTCTCTATTTTGGAAAGATTCAATTGAAAGTCCCTAGAGATATGATTGGCAGTGTTTTTGGGGCAATTTTAACGCTCTTTTCATTAGTCAATCCCGTGGCAGCCATCATGTCGGGATTTCTCGTTTCGCTTTTCACAATACCTCTGTTAATTATATTGTTGTCTTCACTCATGTTGCTAGCTACCTGGAGTATTCGCTTCCTAGCAGATGTTGAAACGGTATTTGATTAA